In Nitrospirota bacterium, a genomic segment contains:
- a CDS encoding choice-of-anchor D domain-containing protein: MRRGRLYSVFFLALAGFFLFAAQSAWAVFTEVSATAAYNEVKNTGTDAVIIDVRSVDENNGKCPPWGPTGCAIAGATDTNTAYNGTPKWRLNGKTYLPINIPWWVNENTTFPTLAPDDSTEVTNIIEGLLERGVIDFNTRLYFLCRTGVRSRYMATWMDGRTFTSTKTGSGTFANLYNIDGDGTGAAEGGMSEWNTGTLPKYMGMGEFFSFTTVPPQVFATFDGSTTFTVSILEPTPSGYFNPPPVTRVSLQIFDSAGYRGNEVAFSPDDTSGALWTDYTFDAASTTAPFDIPAGTYTWRALAANNAGRGLNNHALGVSDISAIEAEASASARTGIIIDVRTWEEHNGCAVTGQAPFTYDCGSTSSNARSPLWTDTATGVTVLPPNVPFWISSYAGAFPEDTLEFESILGYLKQAGVINFNTRIYLISASGYRGYWAGAYMQKLGFRNVYSIDSVDTYADGGMPEWYTIAGLATNPEFHGPQIYAVTPSDEYANGAVPFKVGILEVTRADGRGHPCVSDVSLYVDDLTTTPAATSNVDTVEGTLWTEYTFTNTPAAGSHTWNVRAQGGWGSVTPYDCPAANPTEFTMWNLHAYAAGPGDRSLGVAEKIMVTYGTGNTDLEIGFGDVPVGGSATTQTITVTNNGTTDLTGISTSLATYGADAFLPFSITDNCSSTLGASANCTIDVDFSPATAGSFGRVLRINSSDTGVPQVAVAMCGTGGGTAPRWTYSAATDTSDLSDSDLLSLLSDCAVPAAIADNTAPDAPELYYPSDGDANVPTNVTFVWKESTDADGDTVSYQICYAPEGTELDSSTCKAVPVEGDVVKGSSSTLYAGLGSVAGLLLFGMMLAGSARRRKLALLIGLMAITAMFLVSCGKSTTDTSVPGIKTYPATLVPGESYTWKVIASDGRGGEASSEVWSFTTGNRR, encoded by the coding sequence ATGAGGAGAGGAAGACTATACTCAGTATTTTTTCTGGCGCTCGCAGGGTTTTTTCTGTTTGCAGCGCAGTCGGCATGGGCCGTTTTTACTGAAGTATCGGCAACTGCCGCTTACAATGAAGTGAAAAATACCGGTACGGATGCGGTCATAATAGATGTGCGCTCAGTTGATGAGAATAACGGTAAATGCCCCCCCTGGGGTCCTACCGGTTGTGCAATAGCAGGGGCAACGGATACTAACACTGCATACAACGGCACTCCGAAGTGGAGGCTAAACGGTAAAACATATCTGCCGATAAACATCCCCTGGTGGGTCAACGAAAATACCACATTCCCCACATTGGCCCCGGATGATTCTACAGAGGTGACGAATATTATAGAGGGTCTGCTTGAGAGGGGAGTAATTGACTTTAACACAAGGCTTTACTTCCTCTGCCGTACCGGAGTGAGAAGCCGTTATATGGCTACATGGATGGACGGCAGGACATTTACCAGCACTAAAACAGGGAGCGGCACCTTTGCCAATCTGTACAATATTGATGGTGACGGTACCGGCGCTGCCGAGGGAGGCATGTCCGAGTGGAACACCGGCACATTGCCTAAATATATGGGCATGGGGGAGTTTTTCAGTTTTACCACTGTGCCACCACAGGTTTTTGCAACATTTGACGGCAGCACGACCTTTACCGTCAGCATTCTGGAGCCTACCCCAAGCGGTTACTTTAACCCTCCACCGGTAACCAGGGTCTCGCTTCAGATATTCGACAGTGCAGGATACAGAGGGAATGAGGTTGCCTTCAGTCCGGACGATACCTCCGGTGCCCTCTGGACCGACTATACATTTGATGCCGCTTCCACTACCGCTCCATTCGACATTCCCGCCGGAACCTATACCTGGAGGGCGCTTGCAGCCAATAATGCCGGAAGGGGGCTTAACAACCATGCCCTTGGAGTGTCTGATATATCAGCGATAGAGGCTGAAGCTTCTGCCTCTGCACGTACCGGTATAATAATTGACGTTCGCACCTGGGAAGAGCATAATGGATGCGCTGTGACAGGACAGGCACCTTTTACTTACGACTGCGGCAGTACATCTTCGAACGCCCGCTCCCCTCTGTGGACCGACACTGCTACCGGTGTAACGGTTCTGCCCCCAAATGTGCCCTTCTGGATCAGCAGCTATGCAGGCGCATTCCCGGAGGACACGCTTGAGTTTGAATCCATCCTGGGATACCTGAAACAGGCAGGGGTCATTAATTTCAATACAAGGATATACCTCATCAGCGCCAGCGGCTATCGCGGCTACTGGGCAGGTGCATACATGCAGAAACTGGGATTCAGAAACGTTTACTCCATTGACAGTGTTGACACTTATGCTGATGGGGGCATGCCGGAGTGGTATACAATTGCCGGTCTTGCCACCAATCCCGAATTCCACGGACCTCAGATATATGCTGTAACCCCGTCTGATGAATACGCAAACGGAGCCGTGCCGTTCAAGGTTGGGATACTCGAGGTTACCAGGGCTGACGGCAGGGGCCATCCCTGTGTGAGTGATGTCAGTCTGTATGTTGATGATCTCACAACAACCCCCGCAGCTACAAGCAATGTTGATACCGTGGAAGGTACCCTCTGGACGGAATATACATTTACCAACACACCTGCTGCCGGCTCCCACACATGGAACGTAAGGGCACAGGGCGGCTGGGGTAGTGTTACTCCATATGACTGTCCGGCTGCTAATCCTACGGAGTTTACAATGTGGAATCTCCATGCATATGCAGCCGGCCCTGGTGACAGGTCATTGGGTGTTGCAGAGAAGATCATGGTAACCTATGGTACAGGGAATACAGATCTTGAGATTGGTTTTGGTGATGTTCCGGTGGGTGGTTCAGCAACAACCCAGACCATAACAGTAACCAATAACGGTACTACAGACCTTACCGGTATTTCAACATCCCTTGCAACATATGGTGCAGACGCTTTCCTGCCATTCAGCATAACAGACAACTGCTCATCAACTCTTGGTGCATCAGCAAACTGTACAATCGATGTTGATTTCTCACCAGCTACCGCAGGGTCTTTCGGCAGGGTACTCCGCATAAATTCCAGTGACACAGGTGTTCCTCAGGTTGCAGTAGCCATGTGCGGGACTGGCGGAGGTACGGCGCCACGCTGGACATACAGTGCTGCAACCGATACTTCTGACTTGTCGGACTCCGACCTCCTGAGCCTCCTGAGTGATTGCGCGGTGCCTGCTGCAATTGCTGATAATACTGCCCCTGATGCACCTGAACTCTACTACCCATCTGACGGAGACGCAAATGTGCCGACAAATGTAACTTTTGTCTGGAAAGAGTCCACTGATGCAGATGGAGACACTGTGTCCTATCAGATATGCTATGCTCCTGAAGGGACCGAACTTGACAGCAGCACCTGCAAAGCCGTGCCCGTAGAAGGTGATGTTGTAAAGGGAAGCAGCAGTACCCTTTATGCCGGACTTGGTTCCGTAGCTGGACTGTTGCTCTTCGGGATGATGCTTGCAGGCAGTGCAAGGCGCAGGAAGCTGGCCCTGTTGATCGGTCTGATGGCAATAACAGCCATGTTCCTCGTCTCATGCGGTAAAAGCACAACTGATACATCTGTTCCAGGTATTAAGACCTATCCCGCTACGCTCGTCCCCGGTGAATCATACACCTGGAAGGTCATTGCAAGTGATGGCCGGGGTGGTGAGGCTTCAAGTGAAGTATGGAGCTTTACAACCGGTAACCGAAGATAG
- a CDS encoding M6 family metalloprotease domain-containing protein — protein MKTGITGVIFCAVVVCFITGLLGVEEAEAVVAAPVVRTLIQADGSAFTARLWGDERLHGWETEDGYSIAFNESLQNWTYAVTDGSGRLTASSWVVGKTRPTEVLQKHIRPAGDVLVEVLQRKAIQPPDLPQKVVPPSGAANIPVILINFNNTTTTYNTPDFDTLLFGTGNKSMKDYYEEVSYGAFSVSPGPAGVVGWYTTANNHDYYGTNNAQGQDTWPGDLVYEAVAAADATVDFSAYDSDGDCYVDVVGIVHQGTGEEVGEASTDIWSHRWNLSSARNSGYSNYGIYTTGDSDASCPGGYKVNDYIIMPELYRTGPPPIQSTIGVFAHEYGHALGLPDLYDTDGSSEGIGNWGLMSGGTWNYVTRQGDTPAHMSAWSKYRLGWVTPTQVTYRLTDESIDAAATAADVYQLLSGSPSTGGEYFLVENRQRVTGTFDEGLPAAGLAIWHIEESRTSNANECYPPSDCSATHYWVSLEQADGNLDLEKNNNRGDSGDLYPGSTNNTSFTGSSIPDSDLYNGTASYVKVTSISASAPTMTATFIAVPEPDISVTDSSGTDNDLEVPFGDIPNTSHTVTVTNLGDADLNISQIPYVSDQPGLFWPFSITDNCSNQTLAPSATCTLTILFTDPSPDTGSWGKVVRIPSDDPDESEVVVAMCGTSPGEPWPWTVYLTVPERVDAEAYEKVTGSCLPEEGNHTPARPAPVSPEDGETGLETTVTFQWEGVTDPEGDPVTYEIRYCEDNEGTPENCIAAKVEESTLTGSPGRTIYAGLGAGAGLLLFGMVVAGDGRRRKIVLLAGIIILTAMLLVSCGKGTVTDVDNSVSGETDTAILSYTVEGLNPDTTYSWQVVASDDKGAASLSYVRSFTTVN, from the coding sequence ATGAAGACAGGAATAACCGGAGTTATTTTTTGTGCAGTTGTGGTCTGTTTTATTACCGGTTTGTTGGGGGTGGAAGAGGCTGAAGCAGTTGTAGCGGCACCGGTTGTGCGTACCCTCATACAGGCTGATGGGAGCGCGTTTACTGCCCGACTTTGGGGTGATGAAAGGTTGCATGGATGGGAGACTGAAGACGGTTATTCCATTGCCTTTAATGAGTCGTTGCAGAACTGGACATATGCAGTAACAGACGGCAGCGGAAGGCTTACAGCCTCTTCATGGGTAGTTGGCAAGACCCGGCCCACAGAGGTTTTACAAAAACACATCAGGCCGGCTGGAGACGTTCTGGTGGAAGTCCTTCAGCGAAAGGCAATACAACCTCCTGATTTACCTCAGAAGGTTGTGCCTCCGTCAGGGGCTGCGAATATCCCTGTCATCCTCATAAACTTTAATAATACAACAACGACATACAATACCCCGGATTTTGATACCCTCCTTTTTGGTACGGGAAACAAGAGTATGAAGGACTATTATGAAGAGGTCTCATACGGTGCCTTCAGCGTATCTCCCGGACCGGCTGGTGTTGTGGGATGGTACACAACAGCAAATAACCATGATTATTACGGTACCAATAATGCCCAGGGACAAGATACGTGGCCCGGTGACCTCGTTTATGAGGCTGTTGCGGCAGCAGATGCCACGGTTGATTTTTCTGCATATGATTCCGACGGGGACTGCTATGTAGATGTAGTGGGAATAGTCCATCAGGGTACCGGCGAGGAGGTCGGTGAGGCCTCGACAGATATATGGTCCCATCGCTGGAATCTCTCCAGTGCCCGGAACTCCGGATACAGCAACTATGGTATCTATACCACGGGCGATTCAGATGCTTCCTGCCCCGGAGGCTATAAAGTGAACGATTACATTATCATGCCCGAGCTTTACCGTACAGGGCCTCCGCCAATCCAGTCGACAATAGGTGTTTTTGCCCATGAGTACGGCCATGCCCTGGGCCTGCCTGACCTCTACGACACTGACGGGAGCTCGGAGGGGATAGGTAACTGGGGTTTGATGAGTGGAGGGACGTGGAACTATGTGACAAGACAGGGGGATACCCCTGCCCATATGTCGGCATGGAGCAAATACCGCCTTGGCTGGGTTACTCCAACTCAGGTTACATACAGACTGACTGATGAGTCCATTGATGCGGCAGCCACAGCGGCGGATGTGTATCAGCTCCTCTCCGGCAGCCCGTCAACCGGCGGGGAATATTTCCTGGTAGAAAACAGGCAGCGTGTTACAGGTACTTTTGATGAGGGACTGCCCGCAGCCGGCCTTGCCATATGGCATATAGAGGAAAGCCGGACAAGTAATGCCAACGAGTGTTATCCCCCCTCTGACTGCTCGGCAACCCACTACTGGGTTTCACTGGAGCAGGCTGACGGCAATTTGGACCTTGAGAAGAATAATAACAGGGGAGACAGCGGTGACCTTTATCCGGGCTCTACGAACAATACATCATTTACTGGCAGCAGCATTCCGGACAGTGATCTGTATAACGGAACTGCAAGTTATGTAAAGGTGACTTCTATCAGCGCCTCAGCCCCGACAATGACGGCAACCTTTATAGCGGTACCTGAACCTGACATCAGTGTCACTGATTCGTCAGGTACGGATAATGACCTTGAAGTGCCGTTTGGTGATATTCCGAACACGTCACATACTGTAACGGTAACCAATCTCGGCGATGCAGACCTTAACATAAGCCAGATACCCTATGTGTCCGACCAGCCGGGGCTGTTCTGGCCATTCAGTATAACAGACAACTGTTCAAACCAGACCCTTGCACCATCAGCTACCTGCACACTCACAATCCTGTTTACCGACCCCTCGCCTGATACAGGCTCGTGGGGCAAGGTAGTCCGTATTCCGTCTGACGACCCGGATGAGAGTGAGGTTGTGGTAGCTATGTGTGGTACATCGCCCGGTGAACCATGGCCCTGGACTGTTTACCTGACTGTTCCTGAAAGGGTGGATGCAGAGGCGTATGAGAAAGTCACGGGCTCATGCCTGCCTGAAGAGGGTAACCATACACCGGCCAGGCCGGCACCTGTCTCTCCGGAAGACGGTGAAACAGGGCTGGAGACAACGGTAACGTTTCAATGGGAGGGAGTCACAGACCCGGAGGGTGACCCCGTGACCTATGAAATCAGATACTGTGAAGACAACGAAGGCACTCCGGAGAATTGCATTGCCGCAAAAGTGGAAGAGTCAACCCTTACTGGCAGTCCCGGCAGGACAATTTATGCAGGGCTTGGAGCTGGAGCCGGACTGCTGCTCTTCGGAATGGTCGTTGCAGGTGATGGAAGGCGGAGGAAGATAGTCCTGTTGGCAGGGATTATAATATTAACGGCAATGTTGCTGGTTTCATGCGGCAAGGGTACGGTTACCGATGTGGACAACTCGGTTTCCGGGGAGACGGATACAGCCATTTTGAGCTATACGGTTGAAGGACTTAATCCGGACACCACATACTCCTGGCAGGTCGTTGCAAGTGATGACAAAGGTGCAGCGAGTCTAAGCTATGTCAGAAGCTTTACAACCGTGAATTAA